ACTGAGAGATACCTGTTTGTCTCAAAATCATTGATGCTGACCATTGTCATGGGACTCTATCTAACGCTTTGTACCTCCTCATATAGCAAACCTGCTGTCAGGGCTATTCTGCCTTATCTAGTAGGTGGGTCTGGAATTGTAGCCGTGACATTGACAGTAACCATATCTTAAGTACAAACATCTTACTACTACATATTTTCTCAGCAGCTACACCTGTGCATTTACCTGAGGGAACACAAATTGTTTATAAATGACTTTCTTCATATTATaggtttatacatatatataggcacacacatatatttatacatatgataAATGCATTAGGGgtttatgtttcagttcagttcagttgctcacttgtctctgactctttgtgaccccgtggactgcagcacaaacaggcttccctgtccatcaccaactcccagagcttgctcaagctcatgtccattgagtcagtgatgccatccaaccatctcctctgtcatccccttttcctcctgccttcaatctttgccatcATCAGGGCCTTtaccaacgagtcagttctttgcatcaggtggccaaagtatgggagcttcaacttcagcatcagtcctgccaatgaatattcagaatttatttcctttaggatggactggttagatctccttgcagtccaagggactctcaagagtcttctccaacaccatagtttaaaagcatcagttcttcagcgctcagctttctttatagtccaactctcacatccatacatgactactggaaaaattatgactacaaaaaaaaaattcttttaatgatGTATGTAAataagttggggcttcccaggtggcactagtggtaaagaatccacctgccgaagcagaagacattaagagatGCAGactccatccctgagttgggaatatcctctggagaataAAACACAGcccaagtgttcttgcctggaaaagcccatggacagaggactctggtaggctatagtccagggggttgcaaagagttggacatgacatgtAAATAAGCTTAACTGTGGGTTTCATTTCAGAATAATAAAAGGGTCCTAAAATATTTGGCATTGTAAGGCACTGTTAAAACCACTGAGGTTTTAACACTGTTAAAAACACTGAAGATTACAAAGAGTAATCTTCACCaccttttaaaatagattttaattcaGATTCAGGTTCTGAATATGAGGACTGTGATAAGGATCAAATTTTCTTGAGTCtcaacttatctataaaatggagacagtaaTTATAATTCAGGGCTGTTATGAATATTAAATGTCAGTGTATATAAATCCCTTCTACCCTGCACATAGTAAATGCTGAAAACTGTTAGCTATTGTGATCATTATTAAAATAGGGATGATATATACCTTGTAAGATTGTAAATATTCAGCAAGAAGTAGACAAACTGCCTAATTAACAGACATTGTGAATATCACATTTCATTGAATCCAAGTTGTACCATTAGTTACCTccaagaaagacaaaaaatactGCCAGTTGCACAATAGTTATAGATAGTAAGgttgaaaaatgaaatgttagtcgctcagtcgtgtacgacccTTTGTTAccctgaggactatagcctgccaggctcctctacccatggaattctccaggtaagaacattgaagtggattgccattcccttttccaggggatcttcccgacccagagatggaacctggatcTCTAGCATTGCAGTTATAAACAGTAAGGTAGATTCCAATTTCAGGTATGTTAAGTGTGAAAATtctgcattaaaataaaaatactttatctCTTCTTCTCTTCCCTATTACTTAAAGAATGAAGCATCTTTACTCCTTAGAATCTGAAATTTTGTTTCCTGTTCTTTTTCCTCCTACCAAGACCCTAGGATCTCCTACTTACTTGGTTACAAAAGGGCTACAAGCACTGTAAGTTTTCTGTATCACGTTTATACTCTCTCTCACAATTCCCCTTTATTTCTTCCATCTCAGTGTGAATTCAATTGCTCAGCATTCTGATTCTTATTATAcaagataaatgaatatttaaaaagccCCAGACTTCTTCCTAGTTACTTAACACCTCCGGTCTAATCTTTAGGTTCAGAACCATTTAGTAATGCATATGTACACctttgggctttccagatggctctagttataaagaactcacctgccaatgcaggaaaggtaaaagatgagggttcgatccctgggtcaggaagatcctctgaaggagggcatggcaactcactccaggattcttgcctggagaacctcatggacagaggagtcttgcaagctacagttcatggggtcacaaagagttggacatgactgaagcaacttagcaagcacacacgcatacatgcCTTTAAAGTGAACAGCATGGTGACTGACCAGGCACTCCATGGGAAACTGACAAGACTGGGAAGAAATTCAAACgtgaagtaagaaatggcaaatttATATGCCAAAGGTGGTAGAAAGGTTAAATAGAATGAAAGTGGAGAGTAGAAAACTTCCTCACAAAATGACTTCCTAGGCAATCTCTTCAAATGCTCAGAAACACTGTTCTCTCAGTCTCACCTAGCAAGTAAAGTGTTGTTAATATAGTTGGTCTCTTATTTGgctaaacaaaattaaacaaacatcataatttcagaaataatagaaaagcagaaataattcaaaataaggtTTTGGTTAttctgtttatttcacttaggacAGTCAGTGGGCATTAACTGGGGTACTTAAAAGTCATTTCAATTAGGCATCTCTTTAGTCCTTCATCGATTATTTCAAGTGTTCTAGTCTCAAATACATTCCTTTCTTCTACAAACTTCTGGAAGAGATGAGTACCTCCACCCACACCAAAATAATGTACTTTGCTGGCCAAAAGCACCCGTCCATTTTTATCTAACAATCTAAGGAATGTTTGGTGCAAAGGACCATAATAATCTGGATTGTAAATTGTTTCTGAGGTAAGAATGAGATCATATTTTTCAAAGAGTTTTTCACTGCTCAGTACAAGCTTACAAAACTCAGACCACTCCCCTGAAAAGAAGCGGCATTTACATAGCTCTCGTGCTACTGTTGATCTCCTGAGTCTTTTCACATCTGGTTCATTTacatcattttcttcatcttccaAAGTGGAGTTAGCCACTACATTAGGTAAGGTTACTTCATCAATCACAACACTGTTATAATCttgaaaatgaatttcttttgCACCTCCCTTAAGTGCCATTATACCCAGCAACCCTGATCCACAACCGAGATCCAACACTTTTTTCCCAGCAAATTTCACTTTGGCCTTTGTCAAATATGCCAGGAGGTCAAAGGTACACTCCCAGATTTTCAAGCCTCCTTCATAAACACCTGAAATCAGGTCAGAGTGAGAAGAAAAGCTTTT
The genomic region above belongs to Cervus elaphus chromosome 14, mCerEla1.1, whole genome shotgun sequence and contains:
- the METTL18 gene encoding histidine protein methyltransferase 1 homolog, with amino-acid sequence MTFQFNFTIEDHLEDELTSLADGALALHSSKESSVSERQKGTHRDKKCSTEQSDLLQDHLWEHKSEGNEAPSQDPDSSFNAANSSSNLEPHEEKTCLRVAKEHAMPKDLKKVLENKVTETLSGLQHVNISIMKTTLLKENFPGENIISKSFSSHSDLISGVYEGGLKIWECTFDLLAYLTKAKVKFAGKKVLDLGCGSGLLGIMALKGGAKEIHFQDYNSVVIDEVTLPNVVANSTLEDEENDVNEPDVKRLRRSTVARELCKCRFFSGEWSEFCKLVLSSEKLFEKYDLILTSETIYNPDYYGPLHQTFLRLLDKNGRVLLASKVHYFGVGGGTHLFQKFVEERNVFETRTLEIIDEGLKRCLIEMTFKYPS